In Synchiropus splendidus isolate RoL2022-P1 chromosome 15, RoL_Sspl_1.0, whole genome shotgun sequence, the genomic stretch ACAATTTCTCACTAGCTTGGTTGAGAAACGGCAGTGGGAAAAACAGACAAGAAATgtggtgaataaataaatgtagaaataTACTTCCAATGCAGTAATGTTAAAAGAAAAGATGAAACTTTTAACAAATGAAGAGAACAAATGACACCATTGAAATGGACACTCTGAGGCCTGGCATTTTGAGGGCAAAGGTTCACCTGGTCTTCAGACCGCACATTTTTACAGCTTCCATTACAGGGAAAATGTGACGTTCCTAATCGTGTCACTCATCCGGTTTGAAGTTCAGCGTCTTGAGCAgagttcatttttgtttgtggttTGTTCTGTTCGTCCACTATTTATCTGCTTTTACATAACCGTGTCCCAGCTCTGAACCTTAAACACGACGTAGTTTTTGTTATCACACGTGGCTTAATTTCCCTGTTACATCATCAAAGATGCCTTTGAATGCGTGAAAAACATCTGGACTGCTGCAAGCACAGGATCATTCACAACTTCAATTGACACATTAATATAGTTACTTAACGTGAATTTATTATTCCTAcaaaatgcatctttttttaatctgaagtGAGCTTGTGTTCCCAAGTTGGTCTGGTGCCCTAGTCAACCGCACCAGCTTCCTGGTGGGTGTAAGGTGCTTCCACTAAAAGGACCTTGAAACTCAAAGCTTGCCGAATAGACCACATGAGCCACATGCATTACGTTTTTTTGCGGCTTTTCTCTGGTTACTTTCTGCTGAAATGCTAACCCCAGCTGTCACCACTTAAACTTGCgtcctcttcctgctgcttctttactttttttttttaaatattgagcCATCGACGTTGCCTTTCACTTCTCGTCTGATGTACCTGGGGTCTCCTCAGGTCCTGTGTCTTGTTTGGCAGGTCTTAGTGATCGATCATCTGCATGGTTTCTCTGATCACCAAAAGGTTTTGCACCTGTTACTTCAGCAACCGTTTGAGACAGATATAAATGCACCCCAACTCTGACAAGCTTGGTGGTGTCGGAGAGAAAGGATCAGGCCAACAGAAACCTCAGTTCAGAGATGGTTTTATTGGCAACACAATTCTTTGTTTACAGctcatttttaatgcaaaacACATCAACAATATTATCACGTGCAGCGCTCTTTTGAGTGTTAcaacactgccacctactggcgGATCGTCAAACTCCTCAGGAGTGCGGCGTTACATATATTTTATGTACAACACAGGTTACGTATCTGATTTGTCGATATCTTATCGTACAGAAACCCACAAAGCAATGCAGATCGAAAAGACACGGACAAAAGTGCATGAGCCGCTGGTAACAGCAAGAAAAAGTGTGCATTGTTCAAGGTTTTGGCAGGAACGTGATGATCATGTGGACTCaaaagagcagcagagtgagcCCTCTTCTTGACTGGGGCCACTGACATCCAGAGAATGCGTGTTTCCTGTTATGTCCACAGACGAGGCTTTAATCTCAGAGTCTGGATCCCGACTCTcgaagctgaaaacacagcagataATGTTAATAGTTCAGTGATCATGGCAGACAAATGCGGAAAGTGAATCTCTTAAATATgtgtaaatataattaaatattgAAGGCacgaacagaaaaaaaaacaatattagaaaagcaaaaaaaataaaaaaatcaaaaatcaatTAGCAGCAATAGAAATATgatgaaaaacctgaaaataaacattcttgACGCATCAAATGATAAATTTATTTTTCACGTTAAGTGTTCCAGAAGAGGACAGGCAGGAAAAGGGTGATGAAAAGTGGCATTACCTATCtgagtcacagtcacatgacaagcTGGAGTCATTTGGCAAGTCGTCCTCGAAATGAAATCTCCTGAGAGTGCAGCACTGGACGGCCTGGGCCACTGAAAAGTGAGTCCTTCCGGCCACGCACGCGTCCATTTTCGAGATGCTGAGCTGAGActggaggaagaggtggaggcaGCTGTCGGACAGCAGCAGTGGACTCTGCACAATCCTGGAGGCAACATCGCTCATCTTAGTTATTGATTTCTCTTCGTTGTACTTCATAGTTTCAGTATTTGGCGAAAGTAGGTCAACGTTCAGAGGTCTATCGATCTGGGTTCTTACTGTTCCAGGAACTTCTGAAGGCCTTGTATCCTTTCCGCGATCTGCTTGGCGTTGTTCAGGCTAAAGAAAGGGTTTTTCGGGGGCAGCGGCGGGAGACTAATCCTAAAAAGACCTCATCATTAAAAATGAGCCACTAACAAAGCTGAGATACAAAATAACTCACATTAACATGGAGTTGGCCTGGAGTCTCTGTCGGAGCCAGACAAACTCACTGAACCTCCTCCTCACAATAGAGATCTTCTTGGTGAAGAAAACACTGTTGGTCTAGAAGAGACACACTTGACTGATCCATCACAAGGACTTAAGTACTGATTTCACTTACATGTAAGCCGATTTCATAGTCGATGTATGCGTGCCAAAAGTCATTCTTCTGTATCCGAGGGTCGCGAACCCACACGCTGATGACCGGCTGCATGGAGAGACCCGGCCAGACTGAGCAGGCAGCAGCTCAGACTGGTAAGGGGAAGTTTTGTCGGCTGTTTGAGGAAGCTCTCTGGTGAAGGGCAGGAAATTCCCTCAGAATCTTC encodes the following:
- the snx10b gene encoding sorting nexin-10B gives rise to the protein MQPVISVWVRDPRIQKNDFWHAYIDYEIGLHTNSVFFTKKISIVRRRFSEFVWLRQRLQANSMLMISLPPLPPKNPFFSLNNAKQIAERIQGLQKFLEQIVQSPLLLSDSCLHLFLQSQLSISKMDACVAGRTHFSVAQAVQCCTLRRFHFEDDLPNDSSLSCDCDSDSFESRDPDSEIKASSVDITGNTHSLDVSGPSQEEGSLCCSFEST